In the genome of Poecilia reticulata strain Guanapo linkage group LG16, Guppy_female_1.0+MT, whole genome shotgun sequence, one region contains:
- the LOC103478619 gene encoding protein FAM8A1-like produces MADQENTVMEADKRKNKPFVEQVKALLDDVTHRTDEQKSPEPKNKSVESCSTVEYCEKLQAWMWQYYTGYVNWQSWLLASTMTVPPCLQPPSGTSTALVFDPQNWQNASFGLPLLPYPPTVHSPSSRAGEAAVGAPAAAQQQQPQRDHGHAQRQGREYSIPSPLQRLMAEMVDFFILFFIKATIIISIMHLSGIKDVSKFAMHFIVEEIDEDTSMEELQKMMLVALVYRILVCFYEIVCIWGAGGATPGKFLIGLRVVTCDSSVLVQPNRVLVVPATNVSLSASTVRALNKNFSIAFFFPAFITLLFFQHNRTVYDMVAGTIVVKRSRIR; encoded by the exons ATGGCAGACCAAGAAAACACTGTCATGGAAGCGGACAAGAGAAAGAATAAACCTTTCGTTGAACAAGTTAAGGCGCTGCTTGACGACGTTACCCACAGAACAGACGAGCAGAAGAGTCCAGAGCCTAAAAACAAGTCCGTCGAAAGCTGCTCGACTGTGGAGTACTGTGAGAAGCTACAGGCATGGATGTGGCAGTACTACACTGGATATGTGAACTGGCAAAGCTGGCTGCTAGCTTCAACTATGACCGTCCCACCCTGTTTACAGCCACCCAGCGGAACGTCCACGGCTCTTGTTTTTGATCCTCAGAACTGGCAAAATGCTTCCTTTGGCCTCCCGCTGTTGCCTTATCCACCTACGGTTCATTCCCCGAGCAGCCGAGCGGGGGAAGCGGCTGTCGGGGCCCCAGCGGccgctcagcagcagcagccgcagcgGGATCATGGACATGCACAGAGACAGG GTCGAGAATACAGCATCCCTTCACCTCTCCAAAGACTTATGGCAGAGATGGTGGATTTCTTCATATTGTTCTTCATCAAAGCAACCATAATCATCAGTATCATGCACCTAAGTGGAATTAA AGACGTTTCCAAGTTTGCCATGCATTTCATAGTGGAGGAAATCGATGAAGACACATCGATGGAGGAGTTGCAGAAAATGATGCTCGTTGCCCTCGTGTATCGgatattagtttgtttttatgag ATTGTATGCATTTGGGGAGCTGGCGGTGCCACTCCAGGGAAATTTCTCATCGGACTCAGAGTTGTTACGTGCGATTCGTCGGTTCTGGTTCAGCCCAATAGGGTGCTTGTAGTGCCGGCAACAAATGTTTCCCTGTCCGC GTCAACGGTCCGAGCCCTGAACAAGAACTTCTCCATTGCCTTCTTTTTCCCAGCATTTATCACGCTCCTCTTCTTTCAGCACAACAGGACTGTCTACGACATGGTTGCTGGTACGATAGTTGTCAAGCGCTCCAGAATCAGATGA